In a genomic window of Sphingomonas koreensis:
- a CDS encoding DUF2798 domain-containing protein, whose protein sequence is MHDGARPDRRKLPAACARWLAPLLISILMSAIVSAVATLMNTGPGTAFMLSWPRAWGTSWAVAFPALLVILPLVRRIVAAVVQQPE, encoded by the coding sequence ATGCATGACGGCGCCCGGCCCGACCGTCGAAAGCTACCCGCCGCCTGTGCGCGATGGCTGGCGCCGCTCCTGATCTCGATCCTCATGTCGGCCATCGTATCCGCGGTGGCGACCCTCATGAATACCGGACCGGGCACCGCATTCATGCTGTCATGGCCCCGGGCCTGGGGCACGTCCTGGGCAGTCGCCTTCCCCGCGTTGCTGGTCATCCTGCCCCTGGTCCGACGAATCGTGGCAGCAGTCGTGCAGCAGCCGGAATAG
- a CDS encoding NmrA/HSCARG family protein → MERSSIRVLVIGATGKFAGLVVPALRRQGASVRALVRDERRAAIATAAGATETVLGDLRDRQSLIRAADGMDGVFYIGPAFAADEAAMGLAVVEAAIKANVRKFVFSSVIQPTNLRLQNHASKVPVEEAIYASSLEYTILHPANFMQNIGLMWPSILRTGRFAEPFPNGSRIARVDYRDVAEVAATALTRDGLAYATLDLCAGMYSRVEIARIMSEELGRPIEAQELPFSEWALASQLPYDDRQLGLLAKVHDHYRRYGLGGNPLTLAAALGRRPTTLKDYVRDLAADWNLTGNPGETLDA, encoded by the coding sequence ATGGAACGATCTTCGATCAGGGTCCTGGTCATCGGCGCGACCGGCAAGTTCGCCGGTCTCGTGGTACCGGCATTGCGCAGACAGGGTGCGTCTGTTCGGGCGCTGGTTCGGGACGAACGCCGCGCCGCGATCGCCACCGCTGCGGGTGCGACCGAAACGGTGTTGGGCGATCTCCGCGATCGCCAGTCGCTCATCAGGGCGGCCGACGGAATGGATGGCGTCTTCTACATCGGCCCCGCCTTCGCCGCGGACGAGGCGGCGATGGGTCTGGCGGTCGTGGAGGCGGCCATCAAGGCGAACGTCCGCAAGTTCGTCTTCTCGTCGGTGATCCAGCCGACGAACCTGCGGCTGCAGAATCATGCGAGCAAGGTCCCGGTCGAGGAAGCGATCTACGCGTCCAGCCTCGAATACACGATTCTCCATCCCGCCAACTTCATGCAGAATATCGGCCTGATGTGGCCGTCCATCCTGCGCACCGGCCGATTTGCCGAACCATTCCCCAACGGCAGCCGAATTGCCCGCGTCGATTACCGCGATGTCGCAGAGGTGGCCGCGACCGCATTGACGCGCGACGGTCTCGCCTATGCCACGCTCGACCTATGCGCCGGGATGTACAGCCGTGTGGAGATCGCCCGGATCATGTCGGAGGAGCTGGGCCGTCCGATCGAAGCGCAGGAATTGCCCTTCTCCGAATGGGCGCTCGCGTCGCAGCTCCCCTATGACGATCGCCAGTTGGGGCTGCTTGCCAAGGTCCATGATCACTATCGGCGATACGGCCTTGGGGGGAATCCGCTCACGCTCGCCGCCGCGCTGGGCCGTCGCCCGACCACGCTGAAGGACTATGTCCGCGATCTGGCCGCAGACTGGAACCTCACCGGAAACCCGGGGGAGACGCTTGATGCATGA
- a CDS encoding LysR family transcriptional regulator translates to MRITDLEAFVAIAEAGSLTAAARELGRSLQTVSRSLAALEADVGVELVHRTTRHSTMSEAGRAFYQRVKPAVTDIREAQGEMADSRMEPRGTLRVGAPVLFGPDFLVPILSAYAARYPAMEIDLQLADSFANLAEEGLDVVIRIADLPDSGLQSRRLGALRRVVFGAPSYFEKHGRPQHPSELRRHSCIVRTIDRRVGHWTFQIAGKSRSVAVQGSFRTNTMTAIYSAVRSGMGLGYSPLWQIHHLVETGEVETVLEEFEPAPVPINVLWQENRLAPAKVREFVKLLAGQLDLNGL, encoded by the coding sequence TTGCGCATCACCGACCTGGAGGCATTTGTCGCAATTGCAGAGGCGGGCTCGTTGACGGCAGCTGCCCGGGAACTTGGGCGATCCTTGCAGACTGTGAGCCGATCGCTGGCCGCACTCGAAGCCGATGTGGGTGTCGAGCTTGTCCACCGTACCACCCGCCATTCGACGATGAGCGAGGCGGGGAGAGCCTTCTATCAACGGGTGAAGCCGGCGGTGACGGATATACGGGAAGCGCAAGGTGAGATGGCGGACAGCCGGATGGAGCCGAGGGGAACGCTTCGCGTTGGCGCTCCGGTCCTGTTCGGACCTGACTTTCTCGTTCCGATCCTGAGCGCCTATGCCGCGCGATATCCGGCAATGGAGATCGATCTCCAGCTTGCGGATTCCTTTGCGAACCTCGCGGAAGAGGGGTTGGATGTTGTCATCCGCATTGCCGACCTGCCCGATTCGGGACTGCAAAGCAGGCGGTTGGGCGCGCTGAGAAGAGTGGTGTTCGGCGCTCCGTCATATTTCGAGAAACATGGCCGGCCACAGCATCCGAGCGAACTACGCAGACATTCCTGCATTGTCAGGACTATCGATCGGCGGGTGGGGCATTGGACCTTCCAGATCGCCGGAAAGAGCCGCAGCGTAGCCGTGCAGGGCAGTTTCCGGACCAACACCATGACCGCGATCTACTCGGCGGTTCGAAGCGGCATGGGGCTGGGATATTCGCCGCTCTGGCAAATCCACCATCTGGTGGAAACCGGCGAGGTCGAGACGGTCCTGGAGGAATTCGAACCCGCACCGGTGCCAATCAACGTCCTGTGGCAGGAGAATCGACTGGCGCCGGCAAAGGTTCGGGAATTCGTGAAGCTGCTCGCCGGCCAGCTGGACCTCAATGGGCTATAG
- a CDS encoding ferredoxin--NADP reductase — MSDRNHIPLAPSAALTVETVTSVRHWNEHLFSFTITRPQSFRFRSGEFVMLGLPGEGRPLLRAYSIASPAYAEELEFLSIKVPDGPLTSRLQLIQPGDQLFLGRKPTGTLVTDALLPGKRLFFLSTGTGLAPFLSLARDPDVYDMFNQILLVHSVRRVSDLAFREELESQLAGDPLVQDQALLQFGYLPTVTREPFPTSQRIGTLIENGALFGPQMGGEKRLDPETDRIMLCGSMEMIKDLSAMLDGLGFEEGSNAKPGHYVIERAFVG; from the coding sequence ATGAGTGACCGCAACCATATCCCCCTCGCCCCTTCGGCGGCGCTGACGGTCGAGACCGTGACCAGCGTGCGTCACTGGAACGAGCATCTGTTCAGCTTCACCATCACCCGCCCGCAAAGCTTCCGCTTCCGCTCGGGCGAGTTCGTCATGCTCGGCCTGCCGGGTGAAGGGCGCCCGCTGCTGCGCGCCTATTCGATCGCCAGCCCCGCTTATGCAGAGGAGCTGGAGTTCCTGTCGATCAAGGTGCCTGACGGTCCGCTGACCTCGCGGCTCCAGCTGATCCAGCCGGGCGACCAGCTGTTCCTCGGCCGCAAGCCCACCGGCACGCTCGTCACCGACGCGCTGCTGCCCGGCAAGCGGCTGTTCTTCCTGTCCACCGGCACCGGCCTCGCGCCCTTCCTCAGCCTCGCGCGCGACCCCGACGTCTATGACATGTTCAACCAGATCCTGCTGGTCCACTCGGTCCGCCGCGTCAGCGACCTCGCCTTCCGCGAGGAGCTGGAATCGCAGCTCGCCGGCGACCCGCTGGTCCAGGATCAGGCGCTGCTCCAGTTCGGCTATCTGCCCACCGTGACGCGCGAACCCTTCCCGACCAGCCAGCGCATCGGCACGCTGATCGAAAATGGCGCGCTGTTCGGCCCGCAGATGGGCGGCGAGAAGCGCCTCGATCCCGAGACCGACCGCATCATGCTGTGCGGCAGCATGGAGATGATCAAGGACCTCTCCGCGATGCTCGACGGCCTCGGCTTCGAAGAAGGCTCGAACGCCAAGCCGGGCCATTATGTGATCGAGCGCGCGTTCGTCGGATAA
- a CDS encoding ATP-grasp domain-containing protein — protein MTRNSGRIAYLACRGTVTSSSERRHDAFEHDHSLRIFGPAFAARGYRLEEIAWDSPEVAWEDFDAAIVGTTWDYAAQPDRFLATLKAIGSRIPLANPPALIEWNLSKRYLAELAEQGVPSIPTLWADRLADLTPEDIRTGIEAQQIVIKPVIGAGGVNQYKGGLDTLPARDHPLWHQGVMIQPFMASIAEEGELSFIFFDGVFSHAVRKTPARADYRVQSAFDGAEHAFAPAASDLASAQAVVDSLGAAALYARIDLVRRSDGVLAVMECELIELYLYPRFDASEGRNFVTAVERWLERTG, from the coding sequence ATGACACGCAATTCCGGGCGCATCGCCTATCTTGCCTGCCGCGGGACGGTGACCAGCTCGTCCGAACGGCGCCACGACGCGTTCGAGCATGATCATTCGCTGCGCATCTTCGGTCCGGCTTTCGCGGCACGGGGCTATCGCCTCGAGGAGATCGCCTGGGATTCACCCGAGGTCGCCTGGGAAGATTTCGACGCGGCGATCGTCGGGACGACCTGGGACTATGCGGCGCAGCCCGACCGGTTCCTGGCGACCCTGAAGGCGATCGGTTCGCGCATCCCGCTCGCCAACCCGCCGGCGTTGATCGAGTGGAATTTGTCCAAACGCTATCTGGCCGAGCTCGCCGAACAGGGGGTTCCTTCCATTCCGACCCTGTGGGCGGACCGGCTTGCCGACCTGACGCCCGAGGATATCCGCACGGGCATCGAGGCCCAGCAGATCGTGATCAAGCCCGTGATCGGTGCGGGCGGGGTGAACCAGTATAAGGGAGGCCTGGACACGCTGCCGGCGCGCGACCACCCGCTGTGGCACCAGGGCGTGATGATCCAGCCGTTCATGGCGAGCATTGCGGAGGAGGGGGAGCTCAGCTTCATCTTCTTCGACGGGGTGTTCAGCCACGCGGTGCGCAAGACCCCGGCGCGTGCCGACTATCGCGTCCAGTCGGCCTTTGACGGCGCAGAACACGCCTTCGCTCCGGCGGCGAGCGATCTGGCGAGCGCGCAGGCGGTGGTCGACTCGCTGGGGGCGGCGGCGCTCTATGCGCGCATCGATCTGGTGCGCCGTTCCGACGGCGTGCTGGCGGTGATGGAGTGCGAACTGATCGAACTGTATCTCTACCCCCGCTTCGATGCCAGCGAAGGGCGGAACTTCGTGACGGCGGTGGAACGCTGGCTCGAACGCACGGGCTGA
- a CDS encoding GFA family protein yields the protein MKRIDVTVTGGCQCGAVRYRATAMLDNSHLCHCRMCQKAVGNLFAALVAAPNDALTWTRGTPAAFRSSQHVDRGFCADCGTPLYYRNLEGSRTNLTLGSLDDPAAFPPRTQMGSEARMPWFGDLPALEDIGATEAQDADWAAAIAASNRQAPDRD from the coding sequence ATGAAACGGATCGACGTCACGGTGACCGGCGGGTGCCAGTGCGGCGCGGTCCGCTATCGCGCCACCGCGATGCTCGACAATTCGCACCTCTGCCATTGCCGCATGTGCCAGAAGGCGGTGGGCAACCTCTTCGCCGCGCTGGTCGCCGCGCCCAACGACGCGCTGACCTGGACCCGCGGCACCCCCGCCGCCTTCCGCAGCTCGCAGCATGTCGATCGCGGTTTCTGCGCCGACTGCGGCACCCCGCTCTACTATCGCAACCTTGAGGGCAGCCGCACCAACCTCACGCTGGGCTCGCTCGACGATCCCGCCGCCTTCCCGCCCAGGACGCAGATGGGCAGCGAAGCGCGGATGCCCTGGTTCGGCGACCTCCCCGCACTCGAGGATATCGGCGCGACCGAGGCGCAGGATGCCGATTGGGCGGCAGCGATCGCAGCGAGCAACCGGCAGGCGCCCGACCGGGACTAG
- a CDS encoding alpha/beta hydrolase: protein MRFRSIVSPLILAALLAAPVAAQRPALPQPREIAFGADPLQRLDFYPAANASGAAPLFVFVHGGGWKRGDKRNATGAAKIAHFTGRGHAFASVNYRLVPDARVEDQAQDVANAIARLIRDARSLGVDPGRIVLAGHSAGAHLSALVATDPQYLRRAGVGMERIKGVILLDGAAYDVPVQAGEGPGIMRPTYTQAFGTDPARQRALSPTLHAAAPNAPRFLILHVEREDGRRQSEALAAALRKAGTQAEVRALRGRGLRGHMEINRALGDPDYPGTGIVDAWIDALP from the coding sequence ATGCGTTTCCGATCGATCGTCTCGCCGCTGATCCTTGCCGCGCTGCTGGCGGCGCCCGTCGCGGCGCAGCGCCCGGCGCTGCCGCAGCCGCGCGAGATCGCCTTTGGCGCGGACCCGCTCCAGCGGCTCGATTTCTACCCTGCCGCCAATGCCAGCGGGGCCGCGCCGCTGTTCGTCTTCGTCCATGGCGGCGGATGGAAGCGCGGGGACAAGCGCAACGCGACGGGTGCGGCCAAGATCGCGCACTTCACCGGGCGCGGCCATGCCTTTGCCTCGGTCAACTACCGGCTGGTGCCCGATGCCAGGGTCGAGGATCAGGCGCAGGACGTCGCCAATGCGATCGCCCGGCTGATCCGCGATGCGCGTTCGCTGGGCGTCGATCCGGGCCGCATCGTGCTGGCCGGGCACAGCGCGGGCGCGCATCTGTCGGCGCTGGTCGCCACCGACCCGCAATATCTCAGGCGCGCCGGGGTGGGGATGGAGCGGATCAAGGGCGTCATCCTGCTCGACGGCGCGGCCTATGACGTGCCGGTTCAGGCGGGCGAGGGGCCGGGGATCATGCGGCCGACCTATACCCAGGCGTTCGGGACCGATCCCGCGCGGCAGCGGGCGCTGTCGCCCACGCTCCACGCCGCCGCGCCCAACGCGCCGCGCTTCCTGATCCTCCATGTCGAGCGAGAGGACGGGCGGCGCCAGTCCGAGGCGCTTGCGGCGGCGCTGCGCAAGGCAGGGACGCAGGCGGAGGTGCGCGCGTTGCGCGGCCGGGGGCTGCGCGGGCATATGGAGATCAACCGCGCGCTCGGCGATCCGGACTATCCAGGAACGGGCATCGTCGATGCGTGGATTGACGCGCTGCCCTGA
- a CDS encoding lipocalin family protein produces the protein MKQSTAIKIATGVAAAAIGGLFLYSRASRPPVINPRVSQPAKPVELARYLGKWYELARHENRFQKGMDAVTAEYSLEKDGKVRILNSGLRAGETERDTAEGHAIVADEETNAKLKVSFFGPLYTGDYWVLDHGDDYDWSIVGEPGGRYLWVLSRDPHPSPELAQMLRDRVEALGYDRWALRITQHD, from the coding sequence ATGAAGCAATCGACCGCGATCAAGATCGCCACCGGCGTCGCCGCCGCCGCCATCGGCGGGCTGTTCCTCTATTCGCGCGCCTCGCGCCCACCGGTGATCAACCCCAGGGTGTCGCAGCCGGCCAAGCCCGTCGAGCTCGCCCGCTACCTCGGCAAATGGTACGAACTCGCCCGGCACGAGAACCGCTTCCAGAAGGGCATGGACGCGGTCACCGCCGAATATTCGCTGGAAAAGGACGGCAAGGTCCGCATCCTCAACAGCGGCCTGCGCGCCGGCGAGACCGAACGCGACACCGCCGAGGGCCATGCGATCGTCGCGGACGAGGAGACCAACGCCAAGCTCAAGGTCTCGTTCTTCGGCCCGCTCTACACCGGCGACTATTGGGTGCTCGATCATGGCGACGATTATGACTGGTCGATCGTCGGCGAGCCGGGCGGCCGCTATCTCTGGGTGCTGAGCCGCGATCCGCACCCCTCGCCCGAACTGGCCCAGATGCTCCGCGACCGGGTCGAGGCGCTGGGCTATGATCGCTGGGCGCTGCGCATCACCCAGCACGATTGA
- a CDS encoding alpha/beta hydrolase, protein MPEVIIPGPEGRLEGRFAPAPRPRAPVAMILHPHPNAGGTMNNRIVQELYKTFQRRGFATLRFNFRGVGKSQGVFDNGTGELSDAASALDWVQSFHPEASTTWIAGFGFGAWIGMQLLMRRPEIRGFISVAPPANMFDFTFLAPCPSSGIIIQGENDEVVTPGAVQKLVDKLRTQKHITIHHDTIPGANHFFEHEMDELMGSVDKYLDMRLDPNSPIR, encoded by the coding sequence TTGCCCGAAGTCATCATTCCCGGTCCCGAAGGCCGTCTCGAAGGGCGTTTCGCCCCCGCTCCCCGTCCCCGCGCACCGGTGGCGATGATCCTCCACCCGCATCCCAATGCGGGCGGCACGATGAACAACCGAATCGTGCAGGAGCTGTACAAGACCTTCCAGCGCCGCGGCTTCGCGACCCTGCGCTTCAACTTCCGCGGCGTCGGCAAGAGCCAGGGCGTGTTTGACAACGGCACCGGCGAGCTGTCGGACGCGGCGTCGGCGCTCGACTGGGTGCAGAGCTTCCACCCGGAAGCGTCGACCACCTGGATCGCGGGCTTCGGCTTCGGCGCGTGGATCGGCATGCAGCTGCTGATGCGCCGCCCCGAGATCCGCGGCTTCATCTCGGTCGCGCCGCCCGCGAACATGTTCGACTTCACCTTCCTCGCCCCCTGCCCCTCGTCGGGCATCATCATCCAGGGCGAGAATGACGAGGTGGTGACCCCGGGCGCGGTCCAGAAGCTGGTCGACAAGCTGCGCACGCAAAAGCACATCACCATCCACCACGACACCATCCCCGGCGCGAACCATTTCTTCGAGCATGAGATGGACGAGCTGATGGGCAGCGTGGACAAATATCTCGACATGCGCCTCGACCCGAACTCGCCGATCCGGTGA
- a CDS encoding cysteine desulfurase family protein produces the protein MDHAATQPLRPEVREAMIEGMLRWANPSSPHAEGRAARAALEDARARIKAALGWEGQVLFTSGASEALAIAMRRTKGGTRWRSSVEHDAVLRAAPEAQLLPVNREWDVDPDAIEDALAAGDRPVIAIQWVNPETGKVQPIERYAPMIEAGGGVLVTDASQLWGLTRFPTQAQMMVISAHKLGGPIGIGALLVGDLGLLEPSGGQEFGYRAGTENLPAVLGFAAAVEGWAAKRVAAPDMDRHEALVDMFRTLKSYGGEQLMGYGDYVSEIRAIAMPNLSAAAQLVRFDMKGFAVSAGSACASGTLKQSRVLEAFGVEPEVAARTIRVSMGWSTTAEEIRRFTDTWIDIAMGAAAKAG, from the coding sequence CTGGACCATGCCGCGACCCAGCCGCTCCGGCCCGAGGTGCGCGAAGCGATGATCGAGGGGATGCTGCGCTGGGCGAACCCGTCCTCCCCCCATGCCGAGGGTCGCGCGGCACGTGCGGCGCTGGAGGATGCGCGGGCGCGGATCAAGGCGGCGCTGGGCTGGGAGGGGCAGGTCCTGTTCACCAGCGGCGCGAGCGAGGCGCTGGCGATCGCGATGCGGCGGACCAAGGGCGGCACGCGCTGGCGCTCCTCGGTCGAGCATGACGCGGTGCTGCGCGCCGCGCCCGAGGCACAGCTGCTGCCGGTCAACCGCGAATGGGACGTCGATCCCGACGCGATCGAAGACGCGTTGGCCGCGGGCGACCGGCCGGTGATCGCGATCCAGTGGGTCAATCCCGAGACCGGGAAGGTCCAGCCGATCGAACGCTATGCCCCGATGATCGAGGCGGGCGGGGGCGTTCTGGTGACGGATGCGTCGCAGCTGTGGGGGCTGACGCGCTTTCCGACACAGGCGCAGATGATGGTCATCTCCGCCCACAAGCTGGGCGGACCGATCGGCATCGGCGCGCTGCTGGTCGGCGACCTTGGCCTGCTCGAACCGTCGGGCGGCCAGGAGTTCGGCTATCGCGCAGGGACCGAGAATCTGCCCGCGGTGCTGGGCTTCGCCGCGGCGGTCGAGGGCTGGGCGGCGAAGCGGGTGGCTGCGCCCGACATGGACCGGCACGAGGCGCTGGTCGACATGTTCCGCACGCTCAAGAGCTACGGCGGCGAGCAGCTGATGGGCTATGGCGACTATGTGAGCGAGATCCGTGCGATCGCCATGCCCAACCTCAGCGCCGCGGCGCAGCTGGTGCGCTTCGACATGAAGGGCTTCGCGGTATCGGCCGGGAGCGCTTGCGCATCGGGAACGTTGAAGCAGAGCCGGGTGCTGGAAGCATTCGGGGTGGAACCGGAGGTGGCGGCGCGGACGATCCGGGTCAGCATGGGCTGGAGCACCACCGCCGAAGAAATCCGGCGTTTCACCGACACTTGGATCGATATTGCAATGGGGGCAGCGGCGAAAGCAGGATGA
- a CDS encoding cysteine desulfurase family protein, which translates to MTYLDYQATTPLAPEAVEAMLPWLNAGFANPHSAHAAGRKAKAAVEAAREAVADLMPDNGNVSFTSGATEALNWAIKGSTGPIVTIATEHAAVLDTVAAEMRRGRDVTVLPVGSDGLVELAAAREAIRPGTGLVAVMLVNNEIGTVQPIEELAALTKQAGALLLCDAVQGYGREIIPAECDLVAVSAHKVHGPKGVGALWIRDGVELEPLLHGGGQEPGGRSGTLSPALCAGFGAAATLAKQRFGADRGHVSQLFRKAYQALGGSGWTLNGSMDDRYPGNLNMRYPGLDVARLMSDLRDIAFSAGSACASGSGRPSHVLKAMGLSDIDARSSIRLGFGRYTTEEELLAAVERIDAAAREQRFAA; encoded by the coding sequence ATGACCTATCTCGACTATCAGGCGACCACGCCGCTAGCGCCCGAAGCGGTCGAGGCGATGCTGCCCTGGCTCAATGCCGGGTTCGCCAACCCCCATTCGGCGCACGCCGCCGGGCGCAAGGCCAAGGCTGCGGTCGAGGCGGCGCGCGAGGCGGTCGCCGACCTGATGCCCGACAATGGCAATGTCAGCTTCACCAGCGGCGCGACCGAGGCGCTCAACTGGGCGATCAAGGGCAGCACCGGGCCGATCGTGACGATCGCGACCGAACATGCCGCGGTGCTCGACACGGTTGCGGCCGAGATGCGGCGCGGGCGCGATGTGACCGTGCTGCCGGTGGGCAGCGACGGGCTGGTCGAGCTGGCTGCGGCGCGCGAGGCGATCCGGCCGGGCACGGGGCTGGTCGCGGTGATGCTGGTCAACAACGAGATCGGCACGGTCCAGCCGATCGAGGAACTGGCGGCGCTGACCAAGCAGGCGGGCGCACTGCTGCTGTGCGACGCGGTGCAGGGCTATGGCCGCGAGATCATCCCCGCGGAGTGCGATCTGGTGGCGGTGTCGGCACACAAGGTTCATGGTCCCAAGGGCGTGGGCGCGCTGTGGATCCGCGACGGGGTCGAGCTGGAGCCGCTGCTGCATGGCGGCGGGCAGGAACCGGGCGGGCGATCGGGCACGCTGTCGCCGGCCTTGTGCGCCGGGTTCGGCGCCGCGGCGACGCTCGCCAAGCAGCGGTTCGGCGCCGATCGCGGGCATGTGTCGCAGTTGTTCCGCAAGGCCTATCAGGCGCTGGGCGGATCGGGCTGGACGCTCAACGGATCGATGGACGACCGCTATCCGGGCAATCTCAACATGCGCTACCCCGGCCTCGACGTCGCGCGGCTGATGTCCGATCTGCGCGACATCGCCTTCTCCGCCGGATCGGCCTGCGCGAGCGGATCGGGGCGGCCGAGCCATGTGCTGAAGGCGATGGGGCTGAGCGATATCGATGCGCGGTCGAGCATCCGGCTGGGCTTCGGGCGTTACACCACCGAGGAGGAACTGCTCGCCGCGGTCGAGCGGATCGATGCGGCGGCGCGCGAACAACGGTTCGCGGCATGA
- a CDS encoding 2Fe-2S iron-sulfur cluster-binding protein, with the protein MIRVRFLTPDGDLACDAEGEAGFSLLELGQAKGMPLEGTCEGQMACSTCHVIVSAADFDRLPRASEEEEDMLDLAVGATRTSRLSCQIVLTPELDGLTVSLPSEHRDMQGR; encoded by the coding sequence ATGATCCGGGTGCGGTTCCTCACCCCCGATGGCGACCTCGCCTGCGACGCCGAAGGGGAGGCGGGCTTCTCGCTGCTCGAGCTGGGGCAGGCGAAGGGCATGCCGCTGGAGGGGACGTGCGAGGGGCAGATGGCCTGCTCGACCTGCCATGTCATCGTCTCCGCCGCGGATTTCGACCGCTTGCCACGGGCGAGCGAGGAGGAAGAGGACATGCTCGACCTTGCCGTCGGGGCGACGCGGACCAGCCGGCTTTCGTGCCAGATCGTCCTGACGCCCGAGCTTGACGGCCTGACGGTCAGCTTGCCTTCAGAACATCGCGATATGCAGGGACGATGA
- the bla gene encoding class A beta-lactamase — MTPNRRQMIAGAAALAAFPSAALAQWKSGMDQLREETGARIGLAVYDSGTGRRYFDGAEARFAMCSTFKVPLAAAVLARADRGEIDLTRELRFSEADLLDYAPVVKANLAKGAMSIEALLEAAVVMSDNAAANLVFGQISGPRGLTAFIRSAGDTLTRSDRDEPTLNNVRNGEVRDTTTPQAMLWLLNALLLGETLAPASRTKLIGWMEASPTGKDRLRAGLPKTWRVGDKTGTSGEGYVHDVAIATPPGRKPLLITCYMDAPMLPAAKANAAHAKVGELVGLLFG, encoded by the coding sequence ATGACACCCAATCGCCGCCAGATGATCGCCGGAGCCGCAGCGCTCGCCGCATTCCCCTCCGCCGCGCTGGCGCAGTGGAAGAGCGGGATGGACCAGCTTCGCGAGGAGACCGGCGCCCGCATCGGTCTGGCGGTGTATGACAGCGGCACCGGGCGGCGCTATTTCGACGGGGCCGAGGCGCGCTTTGCGATGTGCTCGACCTTCAAGGTGCCGCTGGCCGCGGCGGTGCTGGCACGCGCCGATCGCGGCGAGATCGACCTGACGCGGGAGCTTCGGTTCAGCGAGGCAGACTTGCTGGACTATGCGCCGGTGGTGAAGGCGAATCTGGCGAAGGGAGCGATGTCGATCGAGGCATTGCTGGAGGCGGCGGTGGTGATGAGCGACAATGCCGCCGCCAACCTCGTCTTCGGGCAGATCTCCGGCCCGCGCGGGCTGACCGCCTTCATCCGCTCGGCCGGCGACACGCTCACCCGCTCGGACCGGGACGAGCCGACGCTCAACAATGTCCGCAACGGCGAGGTGCGCGACACCACCACGCCGCAGGCGATGCTGTGGCTGCTCAACGCGCTGCTGCTCGGCGAAACGCTGGCGCCGGCATCGCGCACGAAGCTGATCGGCTGGATGGAAGCGTCCCCCACCGGCAAGGACCGCCTGCGTGCCGGACTGCCCAAGACGTGGCGCGTCGGCGACAAGACCGGGACGAGCGGCGAAGGCTATGTCCACGACGTCGCCATCGCAACTCCGCCGGGGCGCAAGCCGCTGCTGATCACCTGCTATATGGATGCACCGATGCTGCCGGCGGCGAAGGCCAATGCCGCGCATGCCAAGGTCGGTGAACTGGTGGGTCTTCTGTTCGGCTGA
- a CDS encoding NIPSNAP family protein produces the protein MAALFAVAAPADAQSHVVAAPVYQLRVYELYPHSKAAFHDRFRDHATRIMRRHGFEIVAMWESGTAEKPEFAYLLRWPDEARMKAAWSAFMADAEWARIKRETPAEHRPIVGAIQDRTLRLTDYSPTVK, from the coding sequence ATGGCAGCACTCTTTGCCGTCGCCGCACCCGCCGACGCGCAGAGCCATGTCGTCGCCGCGCCGGTCTACCAGCTCCGCGTCTATGAACTCTATCCGCACAGCAAGGCGGCGTTCCACGACCGCTTCCGCGATCATGCCACGCGCATCATGCGCCGCCACGGGTTCGAAATCGTCGCGATGTGGGAGAGTGGGACCGCCGAGAAGCCCGAATTCGCCTATCTGCTGCGCTGGCCGGACGAGGCGCGGATGAAGGCGGCGTGGAGCGCGTTCATGGCGGACGCGGAATGGGCGCGGATCAAGCGCGAGACGCCCGCGGAGCATCGCCCGATCGTCGGCGCGATCCAGGATCGCACGCTGCGCCTGACCGATTATTCGCCGACGGTGAAGTGA